The proteins below are encoded in one region of Winogradskyella helgolandensis:
- a CDS encoding MlaE family ABC transporter permease has protein sequence MKYLHNIGTYFIMIKDIFRRPTKWSVMKPLILKDIDDLIIGSLGIVAFISFFVGGVVAIQTSLNMTSPLMPKYLVGFATRQSIILEFAPTFISIIMAGKVGSFITSSIGTMRVTEQIDALEVMGINAINYLVFPKFIALTLYPFVISIAMFLGILGGLMACVYGGYGTMEDYVEGVQLDFIPFHFIYAFIKTFVFAFLLATIPSYYGYFMKGGALEVGKASTTSFVWTSVLIILVNFLLTSILLG, from the coding sequence ATGAAATACCTACATAATATTGGCACCTATTTTATTATGATTAAGGATATTTTTCGCAGACCTACTAAATGGTCGGTGATGAAACCCTTAATCTTAAAAGACATTGATGATCTTATCATTGGCTCACTAGGTATTGTTGCCTTTATTTCGTTTTTTGTTGGAGGAGTAGTAGCGATACAAACCTCGTTGAATATGACGAGTCCTTTAATGCCTAAATATTTGGTAGGCTTTGCAACGCGTCAATCGATAATTTTAGAATTTGCACCAACATTTATCTCCATTATCATGGCAGGTAAAGTGGGTTCTTTTATTACATCGAGTATTGGAACTATGCGAGTTACCGAACAAATTGATGCTTTAGAAGTCATGGGAATTAACGCTATTAATTATTTAGTATTCCCCAAATTTATTGCTTTAACCTTATATCCGTTTGTAATTTCTATCGCCATGTTTTTAGGAATATTAGGTGGACTTATGGCATGTGTTTATGGTGGCTATGGTACTATGGAAGATTATGTAGAAGGAGTACAATTAGATTTTATTCCATTTCATTTTATATACGCTTTTATAAAAACCTTTGTATTTGCATTTTTATTAGCAACCATACCTTCTTATTATGGTTATTTTATGAAAGGTGGTGCCCTAGAAGTTGGTAAAGCAAGTACAACCTCTTTTGTTTGGACGAGTGTGTTAATAATACTTGTCAACTTTTTACTAACCAGTATATTGCTAGGCTAA